The Heterodontus francisci isolate sHetFra1 unplaced genomic scaffold, sHetFra1.hap1 HAP1_SCAFFOLD_102, whole genome shotgun sequence genomic sequence agaatcactcatggttttcatagaatttcaaaatgatttcgctgcaatgagggaatccgagagttttgcagcagccgttaaatcgttcactggaactaaacccacttgtgatgttatttctcccgagacggtgtttcctgcactgaaactgacagggtttgtgaaactgatcagtttcagctcagtcattcagggacctggaattcccgcaatttgagcccgcgccatccagagcccacttctgattggtcaccctcttctcattcacatgtcttaaccaatcgcagagcttcgaatcaggaaatacaacaaatcactggctgaaattggcagaaagtttgaattcgaaaaagccgtcaatttcagtgtcagaaagaagcgaattaatggtaaatctggcgttagtttaaagctgttcgtaaaatcgggccaggactttgtgctgataaaagcggaataaaaaaagcttttgatggatCATATATATTACGAAGTTATAATCTGTaatttttttgtctacttatctgcaCACGGAGgtaagactctattcagcaatctgtaacgggacaaataactgactcagtgtggaagtaataaattagacaggctttggggtgacagtgagaaatcactgaaacagatgcttaaacatttgaaatagttctcattcggtcctgttactggcattctggaatcagacagtaaccagccctttcacagagactgtgggtggctctgaaaagagcctttggtttattaggtgacattttggccgctttactttttctgggagctctgagcgctggttttcttaggcagcagcacggcttggatattaggcagcaccccaccctgagcgatagtcactccccccagcaacttgttgagctcctcatcgttgcggacggccaactgcaggtgtctggggatgatgcggcacttcttgttgtcccgggccgcgttaccggccagctcgaggatttcagcagtcagatactcaagcacagcagccagatagaccggggctccggcacccacacgctcagcatagttgccctttctcaggagcctgtgaacacggcccaccgggaactgcaatccagccaaggaggagcgagacttggccttggcccgagctttgccgctggtctttcctcttccagacatttccacaatctcgcaaatactttcacaaagaatggataatttctgccgcatttactttacttatagactgaaaactctccccattggccggtacttaattcacctcatttgcctatattcatcaccaatcaggtcactgacaacagaagagggcggggtttaccgccaaaacatcagaagcagaaaatttatCAGTTTCAAAAAgacgccaatttcattgtcagacaggagcggattaaaataaatttcatccttcgtcaaatatttaaaatcccttctctttattttgttttattcaactttttccgtcacgaattacagacgcgggtttaaaatgttatttaaattgtggatctttctacaattgctttcaaactgtcccgggaggtactaaatccctgttcacagcatttccctgaagggaaacattcagtttatcttcaatcagaacccagtgtccttctctgaaaagaggaagcaggatcgagtcctcaaactgcccttagtctgctgtgtaataatcccattccgggctgttacactgcggagagttactgttaataaaatgatgaatcagttcacatttcaggaatagagtgaagggactgaggtctgacccttaccgctgaaagcagctgttaatgcggtcattcaggggctgtgcaaaaccacaataacagctttaagcaaaaaagtaaaggcggatgagcggattatgggtttgagttcggtttatgggacagcagacaaaaacacagcagtgggacatttattatgttacacattgtctgaaaatgatttcatagagatgttcggatgcagctttttcagagagattgtgggtggctcttaaaagagccgttgtgtttgggatgtttttcagtccattgtgcagttttacttggagctggtgtacttggtcaccgcctttgtcccttccgacacggcgtgcttggccagctccccgggcagcagcaggcggtctggatctcccggaagctgatggtgctgcgcttgttgtaatgggccaggcgggaagcctcacccgcgatgcgctcgaaaatatcgttcacaaacgagttcatgatgcccatggccttggaggagatgccggtgtcggggtgaacctgcttcatcactttgtagatgtagatggagtaactctccttcctcgactttctccgcttcttgccgccctttgctgacggtttatttaaggttttcttggcgcccttcttagcagctgctttcttcttctcctcaaccatcttcagtttcaatttcagactcagaaataaaccaaaccccttccgagtgcggattaaatagacaatcccacagctctatgctaatgagggatggggaaaagcaaagattgtgattgggtgatttggaaagatgtcccaacgatttaatattgtaattcgacatttggtctctttcgccatccaatcagattaaatatttgcaaccaatcacaaattcccttactgcaatcaggaagtatatttcacaaagactctctccagccccagttaaaattgaaagagctgctccctgtgtggagcttcctggaaatgtcctggctgttgttgggaggacacttattgactgattctgtgtcgttgtgtctctgctattgcatgtgagtgtgcaattaattttatttttagtctaggctgctgtgtttgagtgttttatgtaatttggtaactcagtctctggtgctgtatggattcattctgtctctgtcaggtactgtgtttgagtgtgaggagatgaggtggagtgttgcggcaaggaagatggaaaagagcattggtgcgatgacagccgtacttgaccccagtttgcactcggattgggtcagtgatagatccgttggcaaggattacagcttgcatgtcgtagtgcagtatgtttgaggaggacattccataatccctctcggttggtagagtcgaaggcctttgtcaggtcagagaaggccatggataaaggttgctgctgctcccgacattttcttgaagttgtcttgctgtgaagattatgttcactgtgcctgttgatggacagaatccacattgtgattccagtaggagctcttcagccacggggaggaggcagttgagaaggactcttgtgatgaccttccctgtggtggacagcagggatacccctctatagttaacacacTCGGTCATGTCAACTTTTTAAAAAGATGATCACAGTTACCGCAACGCGGAGgtcccctgacatgctctcctccttccagatgaaggaaatgagacatgtatttgtgtcgagtgtttctctgccatattttagaattttgatgtgaattctatctattctggcagtcttattgttttttggctgtccatctctagcgtcatgtgtgaatgtgggattcattctgtacctgtcactcactggtactttgtgtaagtgtgagatacattctgtatctggcagtcttcggtattgtatgtgagtgtggaatacattctgtcagtggcactgtgtgtgagtatttgattcattctgtcagtctctggaatgttatgtgatttgggacttagtctgaatctgtcagtggttctgtatgtgttgaattcaagctatatctgtcagtatctcagtgtgtgtgtgagttcattctttatctgtcagcctctggtgatttatgtgagtttggcagtcactgaatctgccaggtactgcaggagtatttgagaatgattttgtatgtgtcagtctttgctactacataggagtgtgggattaattctgtatctgtcagcctttggtagtgtgtgtgattgtgggatgaattaattcgcagtcattggtgcccagtatgaatgtggaaatcattctgtaactcagtctgatattgttatgtgagggtgggaatcacgtgtatctttctatcccgggtgctgactgtgagcatgggattcattctgtacctgtcggtggtactgtatctatctgtgagattaattctgtacctttcagtcactggtattgtgtatgaaagtgagattaattctagatccgccacacattggttgtgtgtgtgtgtgtgtgtgtgtgtgtgtgtaagaacagaagaagatacgaaataggacaggagtagaccatttggcccatcaagcctgctctgccactcaataagatcatggctgttctgattgtggccataacttcactttcctgcctgcccccataaccattgactctgttgtcgatcaaaaacctgtctatcgctgcgttgaatatattcaatgacacagcctccacagtcctctggagagcagaattccaaagattaacaaccctctcagagaagaaattcctcctcatctccttcttgaaagagagactgcttatcttaaactctggcccctaattctataatcccccacatggagaaacatcctctcagcatctacctgtccagcccactgagaatcttacaggtttcaataagatcaccactcaatcttctaaactccagtgagtataggcccaacctgctcaactttttctcataagacaatccaacatcccagcaatcagtcgagtgaaccttctttgaactgattccaatgcaagtatattcctcctcatgtaaggagaccaaaactgtatggaattgggatgtcactaatgccctgtaaagttatagcaaaacttccttacttttaaactccattccccttgctaaaaatgccaacattccatttgccttcctaattacttgctataccttcatgctaacatttttgtaattcatgtacctggacacccagattccttggtacagcagcattctgcagtctctctctatgtaaataatattctgtttttctattctacctgccaaagtagacaatctcacatttccccacattatactccatctgccaaatgttttcccactgactgaacctatctatatctcttcgcagacacattgtgtcctcctcacaacttgcgttcctacctatctttgtaccatctacaaatttggcaacaatatacgtggtcccttcatgcaagttattaatatagaccataaatagttgaggccccagcactgtacctgtggcactccattagttacagtttgccaatctgaaaatgctccatttatccccactctctgttttctgtgagttagccaatcccatatccatgtgtgtgtagttttcagtttgtatctgtcagtgcctggtactctatgtgagttttggactctttctcaatctctcagtgctactatttgtgtgttaggttgctttagatgactcgggctgatgtactgtgagtgagtgcaataatcaacctatacttttcagcatctggcactgagcctgtgtatcagcatcactttatctgtcagtatctggtactctgtgtgagtgggggattcattatataaccttccgtccctgggactgtttgcaagtctggattcattctgcataaaatgtcagcacagcagcaggccacagatgtggttggttttaagcagacaatatgtttgaagttttgccaagtattaaatatctgtcactgtgaacataatagcgaaagatcatgtatctttcaatctgatacaggattgatgtgcaaatgtaactcaggctgtactaatcaatttgatcaatgccattcagtctgactctgagggagaatcttggacttgtgtgcaaaatgagctcagtctggaattgtccagtgtcttccatctgacactatgaggttttaggactggtatgtaatttatagctcagactaaactcatcaaatttataatgtatcttttagtttcacaatccggatgagttttaaactggaatctgagtttgtatctcaggttatactatatttcagaatctctcaatctgattatgcatttGAGATTTGGActagtatctaatgtatatgtctggacacattatgggaattaatactgataataaactgataacatgtgtaaatattgggctggtatttaacttgaatctcagattatattagtttagtttagagatacagcattgaaacaggcccttcggccaccgagtctgtgccgaccatcaaccac encodes the following:
- the LOC137359397 gene encoding histone H2A-like, encoding MSGRGKTSGKARAKAKSRSSLAGLQFPVGRVHRLLRKGNYAERVGAGAPVYLAAVLEYLTAEILELAGNAARDNKKCRIIPRHLQLAVRNDEELNKLLGGVTIAQGGVLPNIQAVLLPKKTSAQSSQKK